The DNA region aCAATTCTACTTCAATCCTACTTTAACTACaaccatcacagaggaattaaggttGTCCTCTGAAAGGATATAATGGCTTAAATGTAACACAGCATGGTTAGCATGGATTTGAAAGGTTGTTCCATTTCTTAGGGGAGGGTTTTATCCACTTCCCTTTGGAATCAAGGGAAACAAAAGAAAAGGGgtacaaattaaaaattaaaaaatagagTTGGGCCTTGGTTGTCTTTATATAATACAGACAAGTCTGTAATGCATCTGAGATTTATATGATCTAGAGTTTAACATACAAGATATACAAAATTTAAAGAATGAAGAAAGCCACTGGCTTTACATCAAACATAATACTGGTTGGTGACCTCTTGTTCCAAGTTTCCACCAGAGAAAATATGGCACAGATCAGATGTCAGGTTGCTGTCTTGAAATTATTTCATGGAGGCTTTTTACACATGGTTACAGCATGAGATATCAAGTGTGTTTActctgctaaaaaaaacagcatgactAGGTCATGGTGgtccagctggttgaccagtttacCACTTGACCAGTATGTTTTGGTAGGGTATGTAAAACTAGACCACCAGTATGACCAAGTTTGACCACACTAGACAATCACCATTATCAGAAAGACCAAGCTggacaaccagcatgaccaggttTGTTATAGGTCAAATACCAGCAACCAGAAAAATCTAATTTTGAGCTGCGTTCTTCAGCAGAGTAAGCTTTTAGGCATACCTTGATATCTTCAAATGCCTTATCCAAAGACGACACTTCATGATTTTGGTGTCCAGCATCGCTCATCAATATCGGGCAACGGCACACAAGGCAGAAAGCATCCATTGGTTGAATTTCTATGTCCTCAATCAAACGTCCAAGCTCTGACTCCTGGGCACCATCCAATTCCTCAATAAAGTCATAACTTTCTTCCAGTGTCTCCTCAGCAGATTTATCTTGAACAAGAACATCAGGTTTCAGATGTTCTGTACCTGCAATTGCTTCAGATTCTGACTGTCTTGCCTCTTGCTTAGAGACCATCTCATAGTCTGGTTCCTCAGTGATTTCCTTGCTCAAATCAAGCTCTGCTGTGTCACAGCCAAACCCTGAAAGGTCTTCATGTGGGGTGAAGCTCCGCAGAGTTGAAAAGAGACCTGTACCCctttttaattttccattctcAACAAACTCCTCATCTTCTAACGGTGAAACCCTCATTGTTGACGAGTCTTGCATCTCAACTGGAGGAGAAGGCGTGATGGGCTCGAAGGTTCTCCATATATTTTCTTTGTGGGTATCCTTTAAAAGAACTTTTTTCGACTTGATCTCAGTTGTACTTTCGTTTGTCTTCTGTTCTGCCAGTTTAGATGCATCAACTTTAACCTCAGTAGGTGCAGCATGAAGCACTAGCTCAGGGACTTGGCCAGTGCCTTCTTTGCGAGTAAGGTCTACAGCTACATCTTCCTTGATCTCACTTTTTGTCTCTTTGTGTACCACTTCAATTTCACATGGTACTGGTGTAGAGACACTAGCAGCCTTGGTTGAAACTTTCGTCTTTGCCTCTACATCAGGGATATGTGCAACTGGTTTGTTGGCATCCCTCTCAGTCTTAACAAGTGTCTCTTTTGTAACTGCATCTGCCAGCTTCTCATCTTTCTTCCCCACCTCCTCATCAAGCACTGGTGGCATCACTATTACTGCTGGTAAGAGATCTGGAGCTTTTGGGACTTTTTCTGCAACAGTGGGTAGAAGTGCTGCAGGAATTTCCTGAGGAAGCACATCAATTGAAACAACTTCTTCATCAACCTCTCTTTTCTCGTGGCTCTTATCTTTGTGCAGCTCATGTTTCAGACTAACATCGGCCTCCGTCTTCCTTTGCTCCTTCACTAAAACATCCTTCTCATCTTGGGTGACGTCATTCTTACTATGAATTACTGTTACACTTTCATGATCATCAGGTACTTTGCTTTCGATTGTTGGAATTTTTCCTTCCATACTCTCGATTTCCTCAACTTTTTCCTTGATTTCAACCATTttgttttcagccatttctgttgTACTTGCCAGTGCTTTCTCTGAAGCTTTTGGTTCACTTATCGTTTCAAGCTCCCTTCTGACTTCATTATCTGTAGCCTCACTTTTTGCCTCAACACTGCCTAGATCCACCTCTGGGACGATAGTTTTATCTGCAACTGTTTTTTGCTTCTCACTGTCAACTATCACCTTTTCCTTTACACGAGCAGGTAACGTTACCTCACTTTTCTCAATAACTTCTGTTTCACATTTACGTTCTAAACCTATTGCTTTCTTATCTGAGAGCTGGGTCTTTTCTACCTCAGTTTTTTCGGTTACAAGAGCTTTGGCTGGGACTTCTTTTTCAACTACAGGGCATTCTTTTTTAGGTAGAATAAGCCCCTTTTCATTTGAGGGCTTGGTCTTTTCTACTTCAATTTTCTCAGGTGCAAGAGCAACAACTGAAACCTCTTTTTCAAGTACAGGATGTTCTTTTtcaaggacttcttttttaggtAAAATAATCACATTCTCTTCTGAGGGTTTGGTCTTGTCCACCTCCCTTTTTTCAGGTACAAGAGCTTTGGCTAGAACTTCCTTTTCAACTATAGGATGTTCTTTTTCAGGGACGTCTTTTTGAGGTAAAATAAGCACCTTCTCATCTAAGGGTTTGGCCTGTTCTACCTTAGTTATTTCAGGTACAAGAGCTTTGACTAGAACTTCCTTTTTAACTATAGGATGTTCTTTTTCAGGGACTTCTTTTTGAGGTAAAATAAGCACCTTCTCATCTAAGGGTTTGGTCTGTTCTACCTTAGTTATTTCAGGTACAGGAGCTTTGACATGAATGTCCTTCTCAACTACAGGATGTTCTTTTTCAAGAACTTCTGTTTGAggtaaaataatcattttctccTCTGAGGGTTTGGTCTTTTCTACCTCAGTTTTCTCAGGTACAGATGCTTTGACATGAACGTCCTTCTCAACTAGAGGATGTTCTTTTTCAAGAACTTCTGTTTGAggtaaaataatcattttctctTCTGAGGGTTTGGTCTTTTCTACCTCAGGTACAGGCGCTTTGACATGAACGCCCTTGTCAACTACTGGATGTTCTTTTTGAGGGATCTCTTTTGGAGGCACTTTTTTTTGAGGGACCTCTTTTTGAGGTAAAATAAGCACCTTTTCATCTGAGGGCTTGGTCTTGtccatttctttcttttcaggTTCAAGAGCTTTAACTGGAACTTCCTTTTCAACTGCGGGAAGTTGTTTTTGAGGTTTGGGTAAAATAAGCACCTTTTCATCCGTTTTTGCCACTAAATCAGGTTTAGCACTTTCTTGTGTTGTCTTATGTTGGTGTCCTTTACCTGATACCTTTTCCTTTTTAATAATAATGGTTTCTTCAATTTCAACTGTACAATCAGTGACATCTTTGGCTTTGTTTGTAATGTCTCTTTTCACAGATTTCTCTGGTATGGGGAGGGCTTCTTTATTAGTTTCTTCTTTAACTTTAGTCTCTTGTACTACACTCTGAGGAACATGACTTCTCTCATGTTTAACTTCAGCTTTTACAAACACAGCTTTATTTGTTTCTACTTTTTGAAAATGTTGGCCAGGTGTTATGATTTTTGCTACTGGACAGCCAGTTTCTGTGCCACAATCTTCACAATCCTCTGAAGCTTCTGGGACTTTTTCAACTCTTGCACAGCCAGTTTTTAAATCCCCACAAGGTTCACAGTCTTTGGAAGAATCCGGAGGCTGAATCTGCACTTTTACATCCACTTGTTTGCCCTCTAACTTTGACTGGCTGTCGGGTACTTCCTCTTCTTTGGGCTCGACACGAATTAAACAACCAGtcatttcaaatttattttgtgGCCATATCATTCGGTCACTGTCAGAAATATCTTCATCCGGTGTATCTTCAATTGCTTCAGTATGATCTTTTAAAGTGAATTTCTCTAGATAGCCATCGTCGTCAGATTCAGAAAAACGTCTTTTGAATGATTTTTCTGAGATGACACTTTCTACATCTGAAAAGTCATCTTCCCTCTTCCTATCTCCAACAGCGTCTTCGTAAAGATCTGAGTAATGATAGGACAATGCCCTTGGCTCATCAAGGAGGTTCTGATCTATGATCTTGGGAGGTCCCGAGGGGAGATAAACAGGAGTAAGTATACATTCCTGACTGCCAAATAATGTTGCTCCACACTCTTTGAGAGATTTAGAGCTCTGTCTTTCTAGATGTTTTCCATCCTCCTTACGGTGAGATAAGATTTCAGGTTCTTCATGACATTTTGCTCCATAAAACACCTCGTCAAGATGTTCACTTGCAATTTCAACATCACTGATGATGACAAAGGAATCCTCGTCAAGTTTTTCTTCCACCTTTTCCTTTTCTTGGGGAACCTGAGGTTGAGGTTCCTCGGCTTGGGCAACTTGTTTTTCAGGCTCTGGTTTTTCAGGAATCTCACAAGGGGCAGTTTCATCCAACAAGGTGAATTTCTCTAAATAGTCCAGATCAGATTCTTCTTTCTTGGATTGATCAGCAGACTCCTGAGATAAGACGTTTTGACCCTCGTCTGTTTCCTGACCCTCTGTGGTTGCATCCTCAGAGCTTACTTCAGTTTCTGCGATTTCAGTTTGCTTGCATTTCGACTTGATTTTCGGCGAGTCCTCTAGGTAAGACAAATTGTCTGTCAGTTCAGTACTGTCCTCCTCGTCCACGGTAGGAAGTTTTGATGGTACAACAATGTTGAGGATTTCGAAACCTTCAGAAATCAGATTAAAGAGTTCTTGATCCTTATCTGTTTTGGCCTCTGCAGACTGGCCATCCTCAGAATTCTCTGGTCTCACATTTGGCACAGAAACCTCAACCATTGCAGGTCTTTCTTCTCCTATTGCAGCACCTGACAGTCGCCTCCGAAACCTGTCTCCCTTGcttgtttttttcctcctcttgATCTTGTCTTCATCCATGATGATCACGATATTACCCTGGGTCCCTGAACTTTCCAAGCTGTATACATCTGACGGGGAACTGGCCTCTGAAGCCCATGGGGTGGAGCACCTGCTGGAAGCCGTTTCCCATACAATACCACTGTCCTCACTCTGGACTGTCACCATAGAAAAGGAGGGGTCCACCATCAGGCATTGGAGTTTGGGCTTTACAAACGGGTCTTGGACGACTTCCTTTAAACTGTTGGAAAAGGATTTGTGTTAGTTACACTGAAAAGCATTACCAGGTGACAACTGATAGGCTACCTGACGCAAAAAACGTAAGCCTATACTTGAGAGCATGGTACAGGAACTTGAGAATGGCATTGGAGTGATGAGTGCTTAACTAATGATTGGATGTTGGGAGACTGAGATTTGTAGCTCTGCAACTGTTCTTGCTGGCAGGATGGAATACCTGGATATCATAGACCTTGTGTTCTGAGAAGATGGCTATCAAGTCTGATATTAGATGCACCCTTAAAGAAAATATGAGAAGTCAAGTGTGATTATTATTTACATATGGAAGCAAGGATTTTGGAGATATTGGCACAAGAAAAAATACgatcttaaaatgtaaaaatgaaagaatttaAGAATGTAAACACATATCCTTAAAATGGGGCTCTTTGGAAACATAACCGGAGCCATTCTCAAAAGGTTATGTAAAgaactacagtatatacatacattaagcataacattatgaccacctccttggttctacacccattatccatttccCCATTATCCATTGAtccttgtagaccagctaaagtCATGGTTTCAGTACTGTTTCAAAAAGGCCACATTTTTAGGggtgtatttatattatttaaatgcttATAATTGCTAGCTTGAGAAATATACATccatgatttttttatgtaaataataataatgatttcttGACTTTGGTTACAAGCTCAATTGTTGCCACTGTAAACAGTATACTATCTTATAATGAACTTGTAACTATAAAATTCAAGTTCACctcaaattatgaagaaaaacaaccTCTAAAATCTCTTGGCATGGAAAAGCTTTAAAGACAGTGCTATGTTTAGAGGAACtagtaaagaagcacatattaaACAAGCTATTAACAAAAGCTGGTCCTGAGCTGTTTTTTAGTAGGAAACCCACTGGGCCCGTTCAAATGCTACACATGAACTTGTAGCCATAAATATGCCCCAAATCAAATTCAGCTCAGACTAAGAAGAAAAacaacagctaaaatgtgtttggtCATGTCTTGGCCTGAACAACCATAAACAGTGGTGCTATCTGGAGGGGAAATGGTGAAGAAGCACATCTTATGCCAGCTATCAGCTATCTCAATTTATTTAGGAATTAATTGAACCACTAGTTTGGCCAGTTTGAAAATGCTATATGTGAACTTGTAACCATTATAAATACAGCTAAATTTAgactaagaagaaaaaaaacaggttaaaGTTGGTagttcatgctggttgaccactGTGGTCACATCTTGGACAAACAGGTAGCCTACCTTGGTCAGGTTGATGATGTTTGTAGACTACTGTAACAGttcaaatgcttaaaaaatgccTTTcttctctgcatgtttttttatttaaataaccttttaaaaagATGTTAATTTTGTTGTCTTTTAGGAGGTGTATTTATAGTATTCAAACAGTTTAACAGTTTTGATGCTTTAAAAAATGCCTTTTATGTGGTTCTCTTTCTAATGGAACCTATGGTATGGTATTCAAATGCCATTATAGACAGTTTACAATAGCTACAAGTGAACCTGTAACCataaaaagcattattaaaagtTCACCTCAGA from Astyanax mexicanus isolate ESR-SI-001 chromosome 22, AstMex3_surface, whole genome shotgun sequence includes:
- the cmya5 gene encoding cardiomyopathy-associated protein 5, with protein sequence METRGGLWPEHLEGDGAEAANIDDEEVEELHNSLKEVVQDPFVKPKLQCLMVDPSFSMVTVQSEDSGIVWETASSRCSTPWASEASSPSDVYSLESSGTQGNIVIIMDEDKIKRRKKTSKGDRFRRRLSGAAIGEERPAMVEVSVPNVRPENSEDGQSAEAKTDKDQELFNLISEGFEILNIVVPSKLPTVDEEDSTELTDNLSYLEDSPKIKSKCKQTEIAETEVSSEDATTEGQETDEGQNVLSQESADQSKKEESDLDYLEKFTLLDETAPCEIPEKPEPEKQVAQAEEPQPQVPQEKEKVEEKLDEDSFVIISDVEIASEHLDEVFYGAKCHEEPEILSHRKEDGKHLERQSSKSLKECGATLFGSQECILTPVYLPSGPPKIIDQNLLDEPRALSYHYSDLYEDAVGDRKREDDFSDVESVISEKSFKRRFSESDDDGYLEKFTLKDHTEAIEDTPDEDISDSDRMIWPQNKFEMTGCLIRVEPKEEEVPDSQSKLEGKQVDVKVQIQPPDSSKDCEPCGDLKTGCARVEKVPEASEDCEDCGTETGCPVAKIITPGQHFQKVETNKAVFVKAEVKHERSHVPQSVVQETKVKEETNKEALPIPEKSVKRDITNKAKDVTDCTVEIEETIIIKKEKVSGKGHQHKTTQESAKPDLVAKTDEKVLILPKPQKQLPAVEKEVPVKALEPEKKEMDKTKPSDEKVLILPQKEVPQKKVPPKEIPQKEHPVVDKGVHVKAPVPEVEKTKPSEEKMIILPQTEVLEKEHPLVEKDVHVKASVPEKTEVEKTKPSEEKMIILPQTEVLEKEHPVVEKDIHVKAPVPEITKVEQTKPLDEKVLILPQKEVPEKEHPIVKKEVLVKALVPEITKVEQAKPLDEKVLILPQKDVPEKEHPIVEKEVLAKALVPEKREVDKTKPSEENVIILPKKEVLEKEHPVLEKEVSVVALAPEKIEVEKTKPSNEKGLILPKKECPVVEKEVPAKALVTEKTEVEKTQLSDKKAIGLERKCETEVIEKSEVTLPARVKEKVIVDSEKQKTVADKTIVPEVDLGSVEAKSEATDNEVRRELETISEPKASEKALASTTEMAENKMVEIKEKVEEIESMEGKIPTIESKVPDDHESVTVIHSKNDVTQDEKDVLVKEQRKTEADVSLKHELHKDKSHEKREVDEEVVSIDVLPQEIPAALLPTVAEKVPKAPDLLPAVIVMPPVLDEEVGKKDEKLADAVTKETLVKTERDANKPVAHIPDVEAKTKVSTKAASVSTPVPCEIEVVHKETKSEIKEDVAVDLTRKEGTGQVPELVLHAAPTEVKVDASKLAEQKTNESTTEIKSKKVLLKDTHKENIWRTFEPITPSPPVEMQDSSTMRVSPLEDEEFVENGKLKRGTGLFSTLRSFTPHEDLSGFGCDTAELDLSKEITEEPDYEMVSKQEARQSESEAIAGTEHLKPDVLVQDKSAEETLEESYDFIEELDGAQESELGRLIEDIEIQPMDAFCLVCRCPILMSDAGHQNHEVSSLDKAFEDIKSQLSNWISVLQEKAENIEDMVSELELAYNSVEEHCKDSEKAVDEQNQEVLKLVMDQYNEMSQAMEDEKKVKLEQLYDQIVSFQSNIDTAKETMEQTAKEMEETEDLAFASSYKEIDMRLKTALESTMSLELGPRGLLVFEDYAKGTTANEKKNRQVIPVPQQPRLQPQEANSATSTSVTVYWTINEGDIIDCFQVYCMEEPQGAVSEEYRVTVKESYCNLEELEPDKCYKVWVMAVNYTGCSLPSERLPFRTAPSVPVINPEACTVLWDSATLRWSSAQPSAVDSFTLEYCRQYAMEGEGLRSISGIKGYEQKVLLQPNENFLFYIKSVNAAGASEQSEAALISTRGSRFHLLTETANAVLKVFEDRNSVEYPQETYNQMSTLIECPAVMGELLPRVGYHYWETVVADCRAYRIGVAYQTAPQDSAVGDNSASWCLHCVPTSISCRFELLHDKVESDIFVMDVPRSIGTLLDFTQGRLVFFNAQNGQCLGSFQQSFRQPCHPVFVLETAGRLELKMTMEVPEFAKHW